Proteins encoded within one genomic window of Lysinibacillus sphaericus:
- a CDS encoding HD-GYP domain-containing protein, whose translation MRLISIDVLKEGMVLGRTIWNEAGHPLLKKDVVINERIIERLQQLNTHYLYIDDKISEGIEVKETVPPDVRNKAISTIKDSFQSLNGLSTVNASYILDQQSKAIVTIVDELLSAITGNNEILTVLTDAYLFDEYLYQHSFHVTLYSIAIAKELGHSAEDLRLIGIGALLHDVGKLMVPKEILKKPGRLSHEEFEMMKMHTRYGFDLLRNLHSISLLVAHCAFQHHERIDGSGYPRGLVDFEIHPFAKIIGVADVFDAVTTNRVYREKMLPSQGLAIVEAGSGTIYDARIVNALKRSVVHYPNGLILKLSDGRRGIVSKQNTLDAALPWIRIFEERNELLTATYEINLVDYPTVKIDSIETDYVVPTRVV comes from the coding sequence ATGCGATTAATTTCAATCGATGTATTAAAAGAAGGAATGGTACTAGGAAGAACCATTTGGAATGAGGCAGGTCATCCACTTTTAAAGAAAGACGTTGTCATTAATGAACGTATTATTGAAAGACTTCAACAGTTGAATACGCATTATTTATATATTGATGACAAAATTTCTGAAGGCATTGAAGTCAAGGAGACAGTTCCTCCTGATGTCCGGAATAAAGCCATTTCAACTATTAAAGATTCTTTCCAATCATTGAATGGTTTAAGTACGGTGAATGCCTCTTATATACTGGATCAACAGTCGAAAGCGATTGTCACGATTGTCGATGAACTACTCTCAGCTATTACGGGTAATAATGAAATTTTAACGGTTTTAACAGATGCTTATTTATTTGATGAATATTTATATCAGCATTCTTTTCATGTGACTTTATACTCGATTGCAATAGCAAAAGAATTAGGTCATTCTGCTGAAGATCTTCGTTTAATTGGTATTGGTGCCTTATTGCATGATGTTGGAAAGCTTATGGTGCCGAAAGAGATATTAAAAAAACCAGGTCGCTTATCGCATGAGGAATTTGAGATGATGAAAATGCATACGCGTTACGGGTTTGATTTATTACGTAATTTGCATTCTATTTCCTTACTGGTTGCACATTGCGCTTTTCAACATCATGAACGCATTGATGGAAGTGGTTATCCACGTGGCTTAGTTGATTTTGAAATCCATCCATTTGCCAAAATAATTGGTGTAGCGGATGTATTCGATGCGGTGACGACAAATCGTGTATATCGTGAAAAAATGCTACCATCACAAGGGCTTGCCATTGTTGAAGCTGGCTCAGGCACTATTTATGATGCACGAATTGTGAATGCATTAAAAAGATCGGTTGTCCATTATCCGAATGGGCTGATTTTAAAATTATCAGATGGTCGCCGAGGCATTGTTTCTAAACAAAATACTTTGGATGCTGCTTTGCCATGGATTCGAATTTTTGAAGAGCGTAATGAATTACTTACAGCGACATATGAAATTAATTTAGTGGACTATCCAACTGTAAAAATTGATAGTATTGAAACTGATTATGTAGTACCAACGAGAGTCGTATAA
- the yunB gene encoding sporulation protein YunB, producing MFFPRKRMKLRTNHKRGMQLNRLTLLIVASIICIALFLYFLNERLKPTYLEYAEVQTNKIASYVVSKAINSRTSNVLDVNDIIEDVPSGTSVTTKFNTEIINRVRAETLELVKMYLEQAEHGELSHLPDLDNVEYDVNKIQQGDGIVFFVPLAQAADIPLLGNLGPKIPIRFHVIGNVHSNVTADIREFGINSAYVEVGIHIEVNVQIIVPFASKSTTVSQDIPVAMGLTRGPVPNIYTNGTDAVQPSIEVPVPYQ from the coding sequence TTGTTTTTCCCTCGAAAAAGGATGAAATTGCGAACGAATCATAAAAGAGGAATGCAGCTCAATCGTTTAACCTTATTAATTGTCGCAAGTATTATTTGTATCGCATTATTTCTGTATTTTTTAAATGAGCGTCTTAAACCCACATATTTGGAATATGCAGAAGTGCAGACGAATAAAATTGCGTCGTATGTTGTTAGTAAAGCCATTAACTCACGTACTTCGAACGTATTGGACGTTAATGATATAATCGAAGATGTACCATCTGGTACGTCAGTGACCACAAAATTTAATACAGAAATTATTAATAGAGTGCGTGCAGAAACACTTGAACTTGTGAAAATGTATTTAGAACAAGCTGAGCATGGAGAATTGTCCCATTTACCGGATTTAGATAATGTTGAATATGATGTGAATAAAATTCAACAAGGAGATGGTATTGTCTTTTTCGTTCCGCTTGCACAGGCGGCAGATATTCCTTTACTCGGTAATTTAGGGCCTAAAATACCCATACGTTTTCATGTAATTGGCAATGTCCATAGTAATGTTACAGCGGATATTAGAGAATTTGGTATTAATAGTGCGTATGTCGAAGTTGGCATTCATATAGAAGTGAATGTCCAAATAATTGTGCCATTTGCTAGTAAGTCAACGACGGTATCACAGGATATTCCTGTAGCAATGGGGTTAACGAGAGGACCAGTACCAAACATTTATACGAATGGCACAGATGCGGTACAGCCATCTATAGAAGTGCCGGTGCCATATCAATAG
- the lipA gene encoding lipoyl synthase, producing the protein MTSCKPTSNEKEEHVRKPDWLKIKLNTNDEYKGLKKLMREKNLHTVCEEARCPNIHECWGERRTATMMILGSVCTRACRFCAVKTGLPNELDLAEPERVADSVAIMNLKHVVITMVARDDLKDGGAEVLAETVRAIRRKSPLTSVEVLPSDLGGIKENLQLLMDARPDILNHNIETVRRLTPRVRARAKYERSLEFLRLAKEMQPDIPTKSSLMIGLGETHEEILEVMDDLRANNVDIMTIGQYLQPTKKHLPVKKYYSPIEFGKLRKIAMEKGFKHCEAGPLVRSSYHADEQVNAATKERQLQAEV; encoded by the coding sequence ATGACATCCTGTAAACCTACTAGCAATGAAAAAGAAGAACATGTAAGAAAACCTGATTGGCTTAAAATTAAACTAAACACGAACGATGAATATAAGGGTCTTAAAAAGCTAATGCGTGAAAAAAATCTTCATACAGTATGCGAAGAAGCACGTTGTCCAAATATTCATGAATGCTGGGGTGAGCGTCGAACAGCGACAATGATGATCTTGGGTTCAGTTTGTACGCGTGCATGTCGTTTCTGTGCTGTAAAAACGGGTTTACCAAATGAGTTAGACCTTGCAGAACCAGAACGTGTGGCAGATTCAGTAGCAATTATGAACTTAAAACATGTTGTTATTACAATGGTGGCTCGTGATGATTTAAAGGATGGCGGTGCAGAAGTATTAGCGGAAACTGTGCGCGCTATTCGTCGTAAAAGCCCTTTAACATCAGTAGAAGTATTGCCTTCAGACCTTGGAGGTATTAAGGAAAATCTTCAACTTCTAATGGATGCAAGACCAGATATTTTAAATCATAATATTGAAACAGTACGTCGTTTAACGCCAAGAGTACGTGCGCGTGCAAAATACGAACGTTCTTTAGAATTTCTCCGTTTAGCAAAAGAGATGCAACCAGACATTCCAACAAAATCATCTTTAATGATTGGTTTAGGTGAAACGCATGAAGAAATTTTAGAAGTAATGGATGATTTACGTGCGAATAACGTGGATATTATGACAATTGGTCAATATTTACAACCGACTAAAAAACATTTACCTGTAAAAAAATATTATTCTCCGATTGAATTCGGTAAACTTCGCAAAATTGCAATGGAAAAAGGTTTCAAACATTGTGAAGCAGGCCCACTTGTACGCAGTAGTTACCATGCAGACGAGCAAGTGAATGCCGCAACAAAAGAGCGTCAATTACAAGCCGAAGTGTAA
- a CDS encoding YutD family protein codes for MIIIEGYEYEVVEDYREAFQEEVFKERYSDILVKYDYIVGDWGYNQLRLKGFFDDKNQKSTFDTKISTLQDYLYEYCNFGCAYFVLHKRGKAIMQPDVVINEATEVTKPNDNEQIAE; via the coding sequence TTGATCATTATTGAAGGATATGAATACGAAGTTGTTGAAGATTACCGTGAAGCTTTTCAGGAAGAAGTCTTTAAGGAGCGGTACTCAGATATTTTAGTCAAGTATGATTATATTGTAGGCGACTGGGGTTATAATCAATTGCGGTTAAAAGGTTTTTTTGACGATAAAAATCAAAAATCTACCTTTGATACAAAAATCAGTACGCTGCAAGATTACTTATATGAGTATTGTAACTTTGGCTGTGCTTACTTTGTTTTGCATAAACGCGGTAAAGCTATTATGCAGCCTGATGTTGTAATAAATGAAGCTACCGAAGTGACAAAACCAAATGACAATGAACAGATAGCAGAATAG
- a CDS encoding D-glycero-alpha-D-manno-heptose-1,7-bisphosphate 7-phosphatase encodes MKRAVFLDRDGVINEVLTKRVKFVNKPQQLFFLPHVPEAIKKLNDFFDFVFVVTNQGGVGLGFMKEGQLKKIHMHMTNELKTQGAIIHEVVYCPHKPKAGCDCRKPNSKLIVDLAEKYNVDLSKSYMVGDTDTDIIAGKRAGTKGVFLGKYDPLADAVFPDLISAVDWIIEDAY; translated from the coding sequence ATAAAAAGAGCAGTCTTTTTAGATCGAGATGGGGTTATTAACGAAGTGTTGACGAAAAGAGTTAAATTTGTGAATAAGCCGCAGCAACTTTTTTTCCTACCTCATGTGCCAGAGGCGATAAAAAAATTAAACGACTTTTTTGATTTTGTCTTTGTTGTAACCAATCAAGGTGGCGTAGGCTTAGGATTTATGAAAGAAGGACAGCTCAAAAAAATACACATGCATATGACAAATGAATTAAAGACACAAGGTGCTATCATTCATGAAGTCGTGTATTGCCCTCATAAACCAAAAGCTGGTTGTGATTGTCGGAAACCAAATAGCAAGTTAATTGTAGATCTTGCTGAAAAATACAATGTGGATTTATCAAAATCTTATATGGTGGGGGATACAGATACAGACATTATTGCAGGAAAAAGAGCTGGTACAAAAGGCGTTTTTTTAGGTAAATATGATCCACTTGCGGATGCCGTATTCCCAGATTTAATAAGTGCTGTTGACTGGATAATTGAGGATGCATATTAG
- a CDS encoding DUF3055 domain-containing protein → MERFFLYDDVEDTKTRFVSFAGQKLRYDLAILQSSRFFGKVLVMDIQFGRFAIIGPDDVEEPGYLEHVYNRSEEETVELREYLRELLN, encoded by the coding sequence ATGGAACGTTTTTTCTTATATGATGATGTAGAAGATACAAAAACACGCTTTGTTAGTTTTGCAGGACAAAAACTACGCTACGATTTAGCCATTTTACAATCTAGCCGCTTCTTTGGCAAAGTACTTGTGATGGATATCCAATTTGGCCGTTTTGCGATTATAGGACCAGACGACGTAGAAGAACCTGGCTACCTTGAACACGTATACAACCGTTCGGAAGAAGAGACAGTGGAACTGCGTGAATACTTACGGGAATTACTAAACTAA
- a CDS encoding DUF86 domain-containing protein, translating to MYFVDRNKITTNLQYLDKLLAILETEDNWLQNDMKKLALERIGHNVMESMMDVGNLMIDGFIMRDPGSYEDIIDILIDEKVVSTDMEASLKAVVGLRKMLVREFASVDIAEVVTVLTASLPALKQFAPAVNNYLTNELGPVSAFLPEDHQ from the coding sequence GTGTATTTTGTAGATCGAAATAAAATCACAACAAACTTACAGTACTTAGATAAACTATTAGCTATTTTGGAGACAGAGGATAACTGGCTACAAAATGATATGAAGAAATTAGCGCTCGAACGTATTGGGCATAATGTGATGGAATCAATGATGGATGTAGGTAACTTAATGATTGACGGTTTCATCATGCGTGATCCAGGTAGCTATGAGGATATTATTGATATATTAATCGATGAAAAAGTCGTATCAACTGATATGGAAGCATCGTTAAAAGCTGTTGTAGGCTTACGTAAAATGCTCGTTCGTGAATTCGCATCTGTAGATATAGCAGAAGTTGTGACGGTTTTAACAGCCAGCTTACCGGCTTTAAAGCAGTTTGCACCAGCAGTGAATAACTACTTAACAAATGAGCTAGGTCCCGTATCAGCATTTTTACCTGAGGATCATCAATGA
- a CDS encoding TIGR01457 family HAD-type hydrolase, producing MKTYKAYCFDLDGTVYRGKEGIPSAVAFIQQLQQQGIEPFYVTNNSSKTREQLQEALHAVGVEAPLHHIYSSALVTAKYVAMNFPDKRVAMIGADGIRLALLNEGIEPVDNEPDVFVMGIDRTLDYMALAKATIAVQNGAAFIATNQDIKFPTEYGFLPGNGSFARLVGEVAGVEPIYIGKPSAAMLDIIALEHCFTKDEMVMIGDNYDTDIMCGIHFGCDTIHVNTGVTPTSEVLTKEQQPTYLVETLV from the coding sequence ATGAAAACCTATAAGGCTTATTGCTTTGATTTAGATGGCACTGTCTACCGCGGAAAGGAAGGTATTCCTTCTGCGGTTGCTTTTATACAGCAATTACAGCAGCAAGGAATTGAGCCGTTTTACGTAACAAACAATTCCTCTAAAACGAGAGAGCAGTTACAAGAAGCTTTACACGCAGTTGGCGTAGAAGCACCACTTCATCATATTTATTCAAGTGCTTTAGTAACAGCAAAGTATGTAGCTATGAATTTCCCAGACAAAAGAGTAGCAATGATTGGCGCTGATGGGATTCGATTGGCGTTGTTAAATGAAGGAATTGAACCTGTAGACAATGAGCCAGATGTATTTGTTATGGGCATCGATCGCACATTAGATTATATGGCACTGGCAAAGGCTACAATTGCTGTACAAAATGGTGCTGCCTTTATTGCAACTAATCAAGATATTAAATTTCCAACAGAATATGGATTTTTACCTGGAAATGGCTCATTTGCGCGCCTAGTAGGAGAGGTTGCTGGGGTTGAACCAATCTACATCGGGAAGCCGTCTGCTGCAATGCTCGACATCATTGCGTTAGAGCATTGTTTTACAAAAGATGAGATGGTTATGATTGGTGATAACTACGATACGGACATTATGTGTGGTATTCATTTTGGCTGTGATACCATTCATGTCAATACAGGTGTAACACCAACAAGCGAAGTTTTAACAAAAGAACAGCAACCTACTTATTTAGTGGAAACGCTGGTTTAA
- a CDS encoding YuzB family protein: protein MNPMVEFCVSNLANGSQKTYEILERDPNIDVLEYGCLSYCTKCSESFYAIVNGELVEAASPEELTKAIYQFIDENPLW, encoded by the coding sequence ATGAATCCAATGGTTGAATTTTGTGTAAGTAATTTAGCAAATGGCTCACAAAAAACTTATGAAATACTCGAACGCGATCCAAATATCGATGTTTTGGAATATGGCTGCCTTAGCTACTGTACAAAGTGTTCTGAATCTTTTTACGCGATTGTCAATGGTGAATTAGTAGAAGCTGCTTCACCAGAGGAGCTCACAAAAGCTATATATCAATTTATTGATGAAAATCCATTATGGTAA
- a CDS encoding NAD(P)/FAD-dependent oxidoreductase — MGKLVLLGGGYGNMRVMLRLLPNNLPLDTEIVLVDRAPFHSLKTEFYALAAGTSTDKEIRVSFPEHERLTAVYGEAVGINRAEKVVILEDGQRIEYDDLVIGLGCEDKYHGVPGAEEYTYSIQTMAKSRATFQALCGLPAGSTVGIVGAGLSGIELASELRESRADLKVKLFDRGSRILKDFPEKLSKYVKDWFTKHNVDVIANSNITKVEPGKIFNHEEEIPLDAVVWTAGVQPVKLVREMDVEKDRQGRPIVTQYFNVLDDEHVYVVGDCASSDFSPSAQLAEEQAEHIVKVLRMRWKGERLPEKMPDIKLKGFMGSLGKKQGFAYLADTTVTGRIARLMKSGLLWMYKYQND, encoded by the coding sequence ATGGGGAAATTAGTACTTTTAGGTGGCGGCTACGGCAATATGCGTGTCATGCTTCGACTTTTACCAAACAACTTACCTTTGGACACGGAAATCGTGTTAGTAGATAGAGCGCCTTTCCATAGTTTAAAAACAGAATTTTATGCATTAGCAGCAGGGACTTCAACAGATAAAGAAATTCGTGTAAGTTTCCCAGAGCACGAGCGTTTAACGGCTGTGTATGGTGAAGCCGTTGGGATTAACCGTGCTGAAAAAGTAGTCATTCTAGAGGATGGGCAACGTATTGAATATGATGATTTAGTTATTGGTCTAGGCTGTGAGGACAAATACCATGGTGTACCAGGTGCAGAAGAGTACACATACAGCATTCAGACGATGGCAAAATCACGTGCAACATTCCAAGCGTTATGTGGTTTACCAGCAGGCTCAACTGTCGGCATTGTTGGTGCTGGTTTAAGCGGTATTGAGTTGGCGAGTGAGCTACGAGAAAGCCGTGCTGATTTAAAAGTAAAATTGTTTGACCGAGGTTCACGTATTTTAAAAGACTTCCCAGAGAAGCTTAGTAAATATGTGAAAGATTGGTTTACGAAACATAATGTAGATGTTATTGCAAATTCTAATATTACAAAAGTAGAACCAGGGAAAATTTTTAACCATGAAGAGGAAATACCACTAGATGCAGTAGTTTGGACTGCAGGTGTGCAGCCTGTTAAACTTGTGCGTGAAATGGATGTTGAAAAAGATCGTCAAGGTCGTCCGATTGTCACGCAATACTTTAATGTGTTGGATGATGAGCACGTCTATGTTGTTGGTGACTGCGCTTCTTCTGACTTTTCTCCTAGTGCACAATTAGCGGAGGAGCAGGCGGAGCATATCGTAAAAGTATTACGTATGCGTTGGAAAGGTGAGCGTTTACCAGAAAAAATGCCTGATATTAAACTAAAAGGTTTCATGGGATCATTAGGTAAAAAACAAGGCTTTGCTTACTTAGCAGATACAACTGTTACTGGTCGTATTGCACGTTTAATGAAATCTGGATTACTATGGATGTACAAATATCAAAATGATTAA
- a CDS encoding YuzD family protein has product MDQTKPIIEIYGTAVICASCVNAPSSKDTYEWLQAAIDRKYPDQAYAIRYVDIEGPIENERDLDYARRIQEDEFFYPLVLINDEVVGEGYVQLKPVFNALENLGFTPDETV; this is encoded by the coding sequence ATGGATCAAACAAAACCAATTATCGAAATTTATGGCACTGCGGTCATCTGTGCTAGCTGTGTCAATGCACCATCTTCTAAGGATACATATGAGTGGTTGCAAGCCGCTATTGATCGTAAATATCCAGACCAAGCTTATGCTATTCGTTATGTCGATATTGAAGGTCCAATTGAGAATGAACGTGATTTAGATTATGCTAGACGTATTCAAGAAGATGAATTTTTCTATCCACTCGTGCTCATCAATGATGAAGTAGTAGGAGAAGGGTATGTCCAATTAAAGCCGGTCTTTAATGCACTTGAAAATCTTGGCTTTACACCAGACGAAACCGTTTAA
- a CDS encoding NifU family protein, whose translation MAEATINDQVQEVLDKLRPFLLRDGGDCELVDVEDGVVKLRLLGACGSCPSSTITLKAGIERALLEEVPGIIEVEQVF comes from the coding sequence ATGGCAGAAGCAACAATTAACGACCAAGTTCAAGAAGTATTAGATAAATTACGTCCATTCTTATTACGTGACGGTGGAGACTGTGAATTAGTAGATGTAGAAGATGGCGTTGTAAAATTACGTTTATTAGGTGCATGTGGTAGTTGCCCTAGTTCTACGATTACATTAAAAGCAGGTATTGAACGTGCTTTATTAGAAGAAGTACCAGGGATTATTGAAGTAGAACAAGTTTTCTAA
- a CDS encoding DUF2225 domain-containing protein produces the protein MEISPYYEKKIQCLNCKKEFPTLKVRSKFIKVDHTETDFQPIYADDVNALYYNVFVCEHCGFSFTEDFTKYFAPGVQDEIKTQITEKWVHHDFKGERTVFQAIQAYKLAFLCATIKKEKFVATAGLTLRLAWLYRSLKNEGQEQRFMKMSRDLYMDSYSNEDYSATQMSDVRIMYMIAELSRRIGDIENATRFFSKVIEKQSIGGEAKIIDMAKEQWTLIREEKEKSRQA, from the coding sequence ATGGAGATTTCACCGTATTATGAAAAAAAAATTCAATGTCTTAATTGTAAAAAAGAATTTCCAACATTAAAAGTACGCTCTAAATTCATAAAAGTGGATCATACGGAAACCGATTTTCAGCCGATTTATGCTGACGATGTCAATGCTCTTTACTACAATGTTTTTGTTTGTGAGCATTGTGGCTTCTCCTTTACAGAGGACTTTACAAAATATTTTGCGCCTGGCGTACAAGATGAGATAAAGACACAAATTACAGAAAAATGGGTTCACCATGATTTTAAAGGTGAACGTACGGTCTTCCAAGCAATTCAAGCCTATAAATTAGCATTTTTATGCGCTACGATTAAAAAAGAAAAATTCGTTGCTACTGCTGGTCTAACTTTACGTCTTGCGTGGTTATATCGTTCATTAAAAAATGAAGGTCAAGAGCAGCGTTTTATGAAAATGTCCCGAGATCTTTATATGGATTCCTATTCAAATGAGGATTACAGCGCAACTCAAATGTCTGATGTACGCATTATGTATATGATTGCCGAGCTATCACGACGTATCGGTGATATCGAAAATGCGACACGCTTCTTTTCTAAGGTTATTGAGAAACAAAGTATTGGTGGCGAAGCAAAAATTATCGATATGGCAAAGGAACAATGGACACTGATTCGCGAAGAAAAAGAAAAATCTCGACAAGCGTAA
- a CDS encoding HesB/IscA family protein, which translates to MTSLKQVIDVTEAAAFHINEMMEHNEEQGSFLRVAVNGGGCSGLSYGMHFDKEKKEDDFEDVQHGLTILVSREDAPILMGTKIDYKQSLMGGGFTIDNPNAIASCGCGTSFKAAKREGTPEVCE; encoded by the coding sequence ATGACAAGTTTAAAACAAGTAATAGACGTGACTGAAGCGGCTGCATTTCATATTAATGAAATGATGGAGCATAATGAGGAGCAAGGTTCTTTTTTACGCGTAGCTGTTAATGGTGGCGGATGTAGTGGTCTATCGTATGGCATGCATTTCGATAAAGAGAAAAAAGAAGACGATTTTGAAGATGTACAACATGGTTTAACGATTCTTGTTTCCCGCGAAGATGCGCCTATTTTAATGGGAACAAAAATTGACTATAAACAATCGTTAATGGGTGGTGGCTTCACCATCGACAACCCAAATGCCATCGCATCTTGCGGCTGCGGCACAAGCTTTAAAGCAGCAAAACGTGAAGGTACGCCTGAAGTTTGTGAATAA
- a CDS encoding SH3 domain-containing protein, with product MNILKKWFVAAFVLIMLFTFQHQVAEAADYRTVKVVSGSSLIVRESPSDTANSVGNLDKNQFVIEFSTSNGWSHIQAGDVKGYVNTSFLSVPPSTIKIANSKSGLVVKSTPSLSAATLATLKYNMVVEDYGSVGNGWSYVQYGNVIGYVKSDFMGKTKTSTKYVNTSSGVVVRNIASQSGASVGSLSNGTQVTVHSTLVGWSYVTAGNVKGYVVDSFLSTKKPVVPFNNINFKLSIRDVERNEKSTFIQKIQDDRETYLIYETKKYGYFAELTYIFIGGQLEYISYDFYPDQNSYHTWDEMSVLHDILHRKGVAEFGNDYQFTYEKYNSLYTTWEKSGYKALLTVHDNYLYTTAKLIYYRK from the coding sequence TTGAATATACTTAAGAAATGGTTTGTTGCAGCCTTTGTACTCATCATGTTATTTACTTTTCAGCACCAAGTAGCCGAAGCAGCAGACTACCGAACAGTGAAAGTTGTGAGTGGCTCCAGCTTAATTGTTAGAGAGTCGCCGAGTGATACAGCCAATTCGGTTGGTAATCTAGATAAGAACCAATTTGTAATAGAGTTTTCTACTTCTAATGGTTGGTCTCACATTCAAGCTGGTGATGTTAAGGGCTACGTTAATACTTCATTTTTAAGCGTTCCACCTTCAACAATAAAAATTGCAAATTCTAAAAGTGGTCTTGTTGTAAAATCTACGCCATCACTATCGGCAGCCACATTAGCGACATTGAAGTACAATATGGTCGTTGAAGATTATGGTTCAGTAGGGAATGGATGGTCCTATGTGCAATATGGTAATGTGATAGGCTATGTTAAATCCGATTTTATGGGAAAGACTAAAACATCGACTAAGTATGTAAATACAAGTAGTGGGGTTGTTGTTCGCAATATTGCCAGTCAATCTGGAGCTTCAGTAGGTTCATTAAGCAATGGTACACAAGTAACGGTACATTCTACATTAGTAGGGTGGTCTTATGTAACTGCTGGGAATGTTAAAGGGTATGTAGTCGATTCATTTTTATCGACAAAGAAACCTGTTGTACCTTTCAATAATATTAACTTTAAATTGTCTATTCGTGATGTAGAGAGAAATGAAAAATCAACGTTTATTCAAAAAATTCAAGACGATAGAGAAACTTATTTAATTTATGAGACGAAAAAATATGGCTATTTTGCAGAGTTAACATACATTTTTATAGGTGGACAATTAGAGTATATTAGCTATGATTTCTATCCAGATCAAAATAGTTATCATACATGGGATGAAATGTCTGTTTTACATGATATTCTGCATAGAAAGGGTGTTGCAGAATTTGGTAATGACTATCAGTTCACATATGAAAAATATAATAGTCTATATACTACTTGGGAAAAGAGTGGTTACAAGGCATTGCTAACAGTGCACGATAACTATCTTTATACAACGGCAAAATTAATATATTATCGTAAATAA
- a CDS encoding CarD family transcriptional regulator, whose product MYNVGDVVIYSSHGLCSVEDICEQTFSDITKTYYVLQPLNDSKLTIRTPIDNAKKQLRDVIQKEEAIRILQSFTSPGVEWIEQNTHRMRFHVEIIKTGDRQKQANLLNTLLRKKIEYEANEKKFPNQEEKLLHSLQEIIFSEFSIALDKPSEEIYDYVVAKLS is encoded by the coding sequence ATGTATAATGTTGGCGATGTAGTCATTTATTCATCACATGGACTTTGTTCAGTTGAAGATATTTGTGAACAAACCTTTAGCGACATTACTAAAACTTACTACGTTTTACAACCACTAAACGATTCAAAATTAACGATACGTACTCCTATTGATAATGCAAAAAAACAGCTTAGAGATGTTATTCAAAAAGAAGAAGCCATTCGAATTTTACAATCCTTCACGTCTCCTGGTGTGGAATGGATTGAACAAAACACACATCGTATGAGATTTCACGTAGAAATTATTAAAACCGGCGATCGACAAAAGCAAGCTAACCTCTTAAATACACTGCTACGCAAAAAGATTGAATATGAAGCGAACGAAAAAAAATTCCCAAATCAAGAAGAAAAATTATTGCACTCTTTACAAGAAATTATATTTTCGGAATTCTCCATTGCACTCGATAAACCTTCAGAAGAAATTTATGATTATGTAGTAGCGAAACTTAGCTAA
- a CDS encoding MarR family winged helix-turn-helix transcriptional regulator: MNELKDELQNRDVIDLLSERHEILRRLAEEKWNKHNTVHISNSEWHILSTIYKNQPTISEVTKVVDFSRQATHKFIKSLAAKGLVEVSNAENSKKHKVIRMTNFGELCYEQNERNKAEIEQQLVRTIGEEQVAKLKNILQLNWMECQSPKQF, translated from the coding sequence GTGAACGAGTTGAAGGACGAATTGCAAAATCGAGATGTCATTGATTTGTTGAGCGAACGTCATGAAATACTTCGCCGACTTGCTGAAGAGAAATGGAATAAACATAATACAGTCCATATATCCAACTCAGAATGGCATATTTTAAGCACAATTTATAAAAACCAACCGACTATTTCAGAAGTAACAAAAGTTGTGGATTTTTCTCGCCAAGCCACTCATAAATTTATTAAAAGTTTAGCAGCTAAAGGTTTGGTGGAAGTGAGCAACGCTGAGAATAGTAAAAAGCACAAAGTAATACGGATGACGAACTTCGGTGAACTGTGCTATGAGCAAAATGAACGGAATAAAGCAGAAATTGAACAGCAATTGGTTCGTACTATCGGAGAAGAGCAAGTAGCAAAATTAAAAAACATCTTACAACTTAATTGGATGGAGTGCCAGTCACCGAAACAATTCTGA